In the genome of Actinomadura graeca, one region contains:
- a CDS encoding M48 family metallopeptidase, translated as MTENAPDRARTRFPGISSRAYEHPADRSALVALRSLSGFDVVLRKLSGLINERALRLMFLGGTVRVGEDQFRNVYDMVRDASYILDLPEVPELYVRQDPTPNAMAIGSDHPFIVLNTGLIDLLDEEELRFVVAHEVGHILSGHAVYQTMMQILLQLGSRLAWLPLGNIGIGAIIIGLREWFRKAELSADRAGLLAGQDLDAAKRTHMKLAGGTRLTEMSSEAFLEQAREYDAAGDVRDGLLKFLNLLPQSHPYAVIRFAEIDRWAKGGEYERILAGDYPRRDDDGDASVTEEIRNAAKSYRESWERTADPFVGKVRDMADAAAGAAGGLFDRFGGRRDGGPTDSAN; from the coding sequence ATGACGGAGAACGCCCCGGACAGGGCGCGCACGCGGTTCCCCGGAATCAGCTCCCGGGCCTACGAACACCCCGCGGACCGGTCGGCGCTGGTCGCGCTGCGGTCGCTGTCGGGGTTCGACGTCGTCCTGCGCAAGCTGTCGGGCCTGATCAACGAGCGGGCGCTGCGGCTGATGTTCCTCGGCGGGACGGTGCGCGTCGGCGAGGACCAGTTCCGCAACGTCTACGACATGGTCCGCGACGCCTCCTACATCCTGGACCTGCCGGAAGTCCCGGAGCTGTACGTCAGGCAGGACCCGACGCCGAACGCGATGGCGATCGGCTCCGACCACCCATTCATCGTCCTGAACACCGGGCTGATCGACCTGCTGGACGAGGAGGAGCTGCGGTTCGTCGTCGCCCACGAGGTCGGGCACATCCTGTCGGGGCACGCGGTCTACCAGACGATGATGCAGATCCTCCTCCAGCTCGGCTCCCGGCTGGCGTGGCTGCCGCTCGGGAACATCGGCATCGGGGCGATCATCATCGGGCTGCGGGAGTGGTTCCGGAAGGCGGAGCTGTCGGCGGACCGGGCGGGGCTCCTCGCCGGGCAGGACCTGGACGCGGCGAAGCGCACCCACATGAAGCTCGCCGGCGGCACCCGGCTGACGGAGATGAGCAGCGAGGCGTTCCTGGAGCAGGCCCGCGAGTACGACGCGGCCGGCGACGTCCGGGACGGGCTGCTGAAGTTCCTGAACCTGCTGCCGCAGTCGCACCCGTACGCGGTGATCCGGTTCGCCGAGATCGACCGGTGGGCGAAGGGCGGCGAGTACGAGCGGATCCTCGCGGGCGACTACCCGCGCCGCGACGACGACGGGGACGCCTCGGTGACCGAGGAGATCCGCAACGCCGCCAAGTCCTACCGGGAGTCGTGGGAGCGGACGGCCGACCCGTTCGTCGGCAAGGTCCGCGACATGGCGGACGCGGCCGCGGGCGCCGCGGGCGGCCTGTTCGACCGGTTCGGCGGCCGCCGCGACGGCGGGCCCACCGACAGCGCGAACTGA
- a CDS encoding PAS domain-containing protein — translation MLLVGDMPSSDPVWGALPEMGFDIVHAPDERTLAAALAEMSFGLALLGLGDEEKTLAACRTIRAHPGHGGIYILILLYDELRDQIGRAFRAGANDVVVGHPLRMLELEARLAAGVRNAHLLQSESRLRTLIANVPGAIYRCANDRNWTMNLISDDIQRISGYPSSDFIDSAVRTFSSVIHPDDRGQVEHDVEAATSEGRPFALEYRIVRRDGTIAWVLERGRQVRDGTGRIWLDGVIFDVSDRKQAEQRLHESERRLAVARDRERIARALHDGVIQVLFGVGTMLRNAQGTAHQADRVRRCLATGIDRIDSVINDLRGYVLELRPGLLADRQLHDAIALMAAEFEDESGIVTAIDVAATVAAGLTGHAEDVLLIICEALSNVRRHAEAATCRVTLKRIDGTATLEIDDDGRGFDPAQVSRRGQGLRNLAERVDQIGGRLDIHSGPAGTTVRVRLEPAG, via the coding sequence TTGCTGCTCGTCGGCGACATGCCATCGAGCGACCCGGTTTGGGGGGCGCTGCCCGAAATGGGTTTCGACATCGTCCACGCACCCGACGAGCGGACACTGGCGGCCGCGTTGGCGGAGATGTCATTCGGCCTGGCGCTCCTCGGGCTCGGCGACGAGGAAAAGACACTGGCCGCATGCCGGACGATCCGCGCACATCCCGGGCATGGCGGAATCTATATCTTGATCCTGCTCTACGACGAACTCCGCGACCAGATAGGCCGGGCCTTCCGCGCGGGTGCGAACGACGTCGTGGTGGGCCATCCGCTTCGCATGCTGGAACTGGAGGCCCGGCTGGCGGCGGGGGTCCGCAACGCGCATCTGCTGCAAAGTGAATCACGCCTGCGGACACTGATCGCCAACGTGCCCGGCGCGATCTACCGCTGTGCCAATGACCGCAACTGGACGATGAATCTGATCAGCGATGATATCCAGCGCATTTCCGGCTATCCGTCCAGTGATTTCATCGACAGCGCGGTGCGGACCTTCTCCAGTGTCATTCATCCGGACGATCGCGGGCAGGTCGAACACGATGTCGAGGCCGCGACCTCCGAGGGCCGGCCGTTCGCCCTGGAATACCGGATCGTCCGCCGGGACGGGACGATCGCCTGGGTATTGGAACGCGGACGGCAGGTCCGCGACGGCACCGGCCGTATCTGGCTCGACGGGGTGATATTCGACGTCAGCGACCGCAAACAGGCCGAGCAGCGGTTACACGAGTCGGAGCGCCGGCTCGCCGTCGCGCGCGACCGCGAACGCATCGCCCGCGCGTTGCACGACGGCGTGATCCAGGTGCTCTTCGGCGTCGGCACGATGCTGCGCAACGCGCAGGGCACCGCGCACCAGGCCGACAGGGTCCGCAGATGCCTCGCGACCGGCATCGACCGCATCGACTCGGTGATCAACGACCTTCGCGGCTACGTCCTGGAACTGCGTCCCGGACTGCTGGCCGACCGTCAGCTGCACGACGCCATCGCCCTGATGGCCGCCGAGTTCGAGGACGAGAGCGGCATCGTCACCGCCATCGACGTCGCCGCGACGGTCGCCGCGGGGCTGACCGGGCACGCCGAGGACGTCCTGCTGATCATTTGCGAGGCGCTGTCCAACGTGCGCCGTCACGCCGAGGCGGCCACCTGCCGGGTGACCCTGAAGCGGATCGACGGCACGGCGACGCTGGAGATCGACGACGACGGCCGCGGTTTCGACCCGGCCCAGGTGAGCAGGCGCGGCCAGGGGCTGCGCAACCTCGCCGAGCGGGTCGACCAGATCGGGGGCCGCCTGGACATCCACAGCGGACCGGCCGGGACCACCGTCCGGGTGAGGCTCGAACCCGCGGGCTGA
- a CDS encoding TIGR03767 family metallophosphoesterase, which yields MTREYSRRRVLKGAALGAGIASTGLAAFPARALSASPAAPTSASAVAGPALRGPVAGTTLDGTYRLGAAGAGGYRPVVAGPGEPHLLRRDLGGAASAGRAAARRGVLAFGHLTDVHVIDAQSPARVEFLDRLKDGPAPLPVEGAYRPQEILSTQVADAMVQALNRVGRGPATGLGLAFTINTGDAADNVQYNEVRWIIDLLDGGRIRPDSGDPGRYEGVMDHVSYDRAFWHPDGPPDGAEADIPAGRFGFPRVAGLIDAARRPFQAAGLASPWLAAFGNHDGLVQGNLPVNPLLSGLATGRIKIGAPASDAQAARLARMLRDADAAELVRLSRERGGAGGLFRPVTPDPDRRLLTRAEVVAEHFRTSASLRGHGFTQANLRDGTAYYAFDQGTVRGLVLDTVNPNGYAEGSLDRAQVAWLEAQLKAGSRRYLRPDGTAVQHDVKDRLFVLFSHHPIGSMENSLGGGRVLGDEVKALLLRYPNVVLWVNGHTHRNQVIPHARKGGGGFWEVNTAAHIDFPQQSRIIEIADNADGTLSVFATVLDSAGPASYGGRLTDTIRLASLSRELAGNDWQEREEDRRGDLTDRNVELLVPAPF from the coding sequence GTGACTCGTGAGTACAGCCGCCGCCGCGTCCTCAAGGGCGCCGCGCTCGGCGCGGGTATCGCCTCGACGGGACTGGCCGCGTTCCCCGCGCGTGCCCTGTCCGCGTCCCCCGCCGCGCCCACCTCCGCGTCCGCCGTGGCCGGGCCCGCACTGCGCGGGCCCGTCGCCGGCACCACCCTCGACGGCACGTACCGGCTCGGCGCGGCCGGTGCCGGCGGATACCGGCCGGTCGTCGCCGGGCCCGGCGAGCCGCACCTGCTCCGCCGCGACCTCGGCGGCGCCGCCTCCGCGGGCCGCGCCGCCGCCCGGCGCGGCGTCCTCGCGTTCGGGCACCTCACCGACGTGCACGTCATCGACGCGCAGTCCCCGGCCCGCGTCGAGTTCCTCGACCGGCTCAAGGACGGGCCGGCCCCCCTGCCGGTCGAGGGCGCGTACCGCCCGCAGGAGATCCTCAGCACCCAGGTCGCCGACGCCATGGTGCAGGCCCTGAACAGGGTCGGGCGCGGCCCCGCGACCGGGCTCGGCCTCGCGTTCACCATCAACACCGGCGACGCCGCCGACAACGTGCAGTACAACGAGGTCCGCTGGATCATCGACCTCCTGGACGGCGGGCGGATCCGTCCCGACTCCGGCGACCCCGGCCGGTACGAGGGCGTCATGGACCATGTGTCCTACGACCGCGCCTTCTGGCACCCGGACGGCCCTCCGGACGGCGCCGAGGCCGACATCCCGGCCGGCCGGTTCGGCTTCCCGCGCGTCGCGGGGCTCATCGACGCCGCCCGCCGCCCGTTCCAGGCCGCGGGCCTCGCGTCGCCGTGGCTGGCGGCGTTCGGCAACCACGACGGCCTCGTCCAGGGCAACCTGCCCGTGAACCCGCTGCTGTCGGGCCTCGCGACCGGGCGCATCAAGATCGGCGCGCCGGCGTCCGACGCCCAGGCGGCGCGCCTCGCCCGCATGCTCCGCGACGCCGACGCGGCCGAACTGGTCCGGCTCAGCCGCGAGCGCGGCGGCGCGGGCGGCCTGTTCCGCCCGGTCACCCCCGACCCGGACCGCCGGCTGCTGACGCGCGCCGAGGTCGTCGCCGAGCACTTCCGGACGAGCGCCTCCCTGCGCGGCCACGGCTTCACCCAGGCCAACCTCCGGGACGGGACGGCCTACTACGCGTTCGACCAGGGGACCGTGCGCGGCCTCGTCCTCGACACCGTCAACCCGAACGGCTACGCGGAGGGGTCGCTCGACCGGGCACAGGTCGCCTGGCTGGAGGCCCAGCTCAAGGCGGGCAGCCGCCGCTACCTCCGCCCGGACGGCACCGCCGTGCAGCACGACGTCAAGGACAGGCTGTTCGTGCTGTTCAGCCATCATCCGATCGGCTCGATGGAGAACTCCCTCGGCGGCGGCCGCGTCCTCGGGGACGAGGTGAAGGCCCTCCTGCTGCGCTACCCCAACGTCGTCCTGTGGGTGAACGGGCACACGCACCGCAACCAGGTCATCCCGCACGCACGGAAGGGCGGGGGAGGGTTCTGGGAGGTCAACACCGCCGCGCACATCGACTTCCCGCAGCAGAGCCGCATCATCGAGATCGCCGACAACGCCGACGGCACCCTGTCGGTCTTCGCGACCGTCCTGGACTCCGCCGGGCCCGCCTCCTACGGCGGCCGCCTCACCGACACGATCCGGCTGGCGTCGCTGTCGCGGGAGCTCGCGGGCAACGACTGGCAGGAACGCGAGGAGGACCGGCGCGGGGACCTCACCGACCGCAACGTCGAACTGCTCGTCCCCGCGCCCTTCTGA
- a CDS encoding response regulator: MLVDDHDLVRQGIRALLEAHADIAVVAEAESADGAVAAADEHRPDIVVMDVDLGDSSGIEATREIRGRHAEIRVLMLTASDDQEARFSSILAGASGFVLKRIQGDELVTAIHVLRDGGSLIDPELASALLRWATAGRQPPLDATGAKEDRVAELSAQQNRVLALMAEGLTNKQIGAELNLTEKTVRNYVSSILGKLGLTGRAQAAVYFVRRGSGQV, from the coding sequence ATGTTGGTCGACGATCATGATCTGGTCCGGCAGGGGATCCGCGCGCTGCTGGAGGCGCACGCCGACATCGCGGTGGTCGCGGAGGCGGAGTCGGCCGACGGCGCGGTCGCCGCGGCCGACGAGCACCGTCCGGACATCGTCGTGATGGACGTCGATCTGGGCGACAGCAGCGGGATCGAGGCCACCCGGGAGATCCGCGGCCGGCACGCGGAGATCAGGGTGCTGATGCTCACCGCGTCGGACGACCAGGAGGCGCGCTTCTCGTCGATCCTGGCGGGCGCCTCGGGGTTCGTGCTCAAACGGATCCAGGGCGACGAGCTGGTCACGGCCATCCATGTGCTCCGGGACGGGGGCAGCCTCATCGATCCGGAGCTGGCGAGCGCGCTGCTGCGGTGGGCGACCGCCGGGCGGCAGCCGCCCCTGGACGCCACCGGAGCGAAAGAGGACCGGGTCGCCGAGCTGTCCGCACAGCAGAACCGTGTGCTCGCGCTGATGGCGGAAGGTCTGACCAACAAGCAGATCGGCGCGGAACTGAACCTCACCGAGAAGACGGTGCGGAACTACGTGTCGAGCATCCTCGGCAAGCTGGGCCTGACCGGACGTGCGCAGGCCGCCGTCTATTTCGTCCGCCGCGGTTCCGGGCAGGTCTGA
- a CDS encoding glutamate-5-semialdehyde dehydrogenase: MSEREEFLRVARRAREAAAGLAPLPRAAKDAALHAVADALAAAAPGIVKANEADVARAREAGTSEYMIDRLSLSAERITAMAEAVRKVAALPDPVGESVRGTVLPNGLELRQVRVPLGVVGIIYEGRPNVTVDAAALCLKSGNVAMLRGSSSAHDSNTALVRVMQEALRGTDVPADAVQLVPGTSRESVKHLMRARGLVDVLIPRGGASLIASVVEESTVPVIETGVGNCAVYVDAAADVDMAVDILLNAKTQRPSVCNAAETFLVHADIADTFVPRALEALREAGVTVHGDERMRAYGDDVVEATEDDWYAEYLSLDIAGRVVDSLEDAVAHIRAYGSGHTEAIVTASQPAARRFVALVDSAAVMVNASTRFTDGEEFGFGAEIGISTQKLHARGPMGLPELTSTKYVVTGEGHVRG; this comes from the coding sequence ATGAGCGAGCGCGAGGAGTTCCTGCGGGTGGCGCGGCGCGCCCGGGAGGCCGCGGCGGGGCTGGCGCCGCTGCCGCGCGCCGCCAAGGACGCGGCGCTGCACGCCGTCGCGGACGCGCTGGCCGCCGCCGCCCCCGGGATCGTCAAGGCGAACGAGGCGGACGTCGCGCGGGCGCGGGAGGCCGGCACCTCCGAGTACATGATCGACCGGCTGAGCCTGAGCGCGGAGCGGATCACGGCGATGGCCGAGGCCGTCCGCAAGGTCGCGGCCCTGCCCGACCCGGTGGGGGAGTCGGTGCGCGGCACCGTCCTGCCGAACGGGCTGGAGCTGCGGCAGGTGCGGGTGCCGCTCGGCGTCGTCGGGATCATCTACGAGGGCCGCCCGAACGTCACGGTGGACGCCGCGGCGCTGTGCCTGAAGAGCGGGAACGTGGCGATGCTGCGCGGGTCCTCCTCGGCGCACGACTCGAACACGGCGCTGGTGAGGGTGATGCAGGAGGCGCTGCGCGGCACCGATGTCCCGGCGGACGCGGTGCAGCTCGTCCCGGGGACGTCGCGGGAGTCGGTGAAGCACCTGATGCGGGCGCGCGGCCTGGTGGACGTCCTGATCCCGCGCGGCGGGGCCTCGCTGATCGCGTCGGTGGTGGAGGAGTCGACCGTCCCGGTGATCGAGACGGGCGTCGGGAACTGCGCGGTGTACGTTGACGCCGCCGCCGACGTGGACATGGCCGTGGACATCCTCCTGAACGCCAAGACGCAGCGTCCGTCGGTGTGCAACGCGGCCGAGACGTTCCTGGTGCACGCCGACATCGCGGACACGTTCGTCCCGCGCGCGCTTGAGGCGCTCCGGGAGGCGGGCGTGACCGTGCATGGCGACGAGCGGATGCGGGCGTACGGCGACGACGTGGTGGAGGCGACCGAGGACGACTGGTACGCCGAGTACCTCTCCCTCGACATCGCCGGACGGGTCGTCGACAGCCTGGAGGACGCCGTGGCGCACATCCGCGCCTACGGGTCGGGGCACACCGAGGCGATCGTCACGGCCTCGCAGCCGGCGGCGCGGCGTTTCGTGGCCCTCGTCGACTCGGCGGCGGTGATGGTGAACGCCTCGACGCGCTTCACCGACGGCGAGGAGTTCGGGTTCGGCGCCGAGATCGGCATCTCGACGCAGAAGCTGCACGCGCGCGGGCCGATGGGCCTGCCGGAGCTGACGTCCACCAAGTACGTGGTGACCGGCGAGGGGCATGTGCGCGGCTGA
- a CDS encoding pentapeptide repeat-containing protein, whose translation MTGLVAGSAAAWSWASSPEYRWYAIPVGLGIGFTVWALVTWLNPLMREMRRARAAELAALPVKEREDLRVQRTQSLAQMLSSLGVLVGVAFTALSLVYTAQTLRATQEAQITDRYSRTVEQLGNRESREARTGAIYALGRLAHDSDRDRTAIANVLATYVHEHIRTDARRPAGGGRPVPSVDVRAALHVLGDLGEWWGVEEPLDLHGMELGETIPLLLKARAHLNGANLSGAGLREVDLKGEQLDKADLSGADLTTARLEGADLHEADLSGAVLSAAVLRNADLHGSDLRGANLSALVLWRSKHGFASTLTDLQGADLANADLRGAKGMPPADIRRAAKTVSGAKFE comes from the coding sequence GTGACGGGCCTCGTCGCAGGATCTGCGGCGGCGTGGTCGTGGGCGAGCAGCCCGGAGTACCGGTGGTACGCGATCCCCGTCGGCCTGGGCATCGGTTTCACCGTCTGGGCGTTGGTCACGTGGCTTAATCCCCTGATGCGGGAGATGCGCCGGGCGCGGGCGGCGGAACTCGCCGCGCTGCCGGTGAAGGAGCGCGAGGATCTCCGGGTGCAGCGCACCCAGTCGCTGGCTCAGATGCTGAGCAGCCTCGGGGTGCTGGTCGGTGTGGCGTTCACCGCGTTGAGCCTGGTCTACACCGCGCAGACCTTGCGAGCCACGCAGGAGGCGCAGATCACCGACCGCTACTCACGGACGGTGGAGCAACTCGGCAACCGCGAGTCCCGGGAAGCGCGGACCGGTGCGATCTACGCACTCGGCCGGCTGGCCCACGACTCCGACCGTGACCGAACGGCCATCGCCAACGTGCTGGCCACCTACGTGCACGAGCACATTCGCACGGACGCGCGGCGGCCGGCCGGTGGCGGGCGGCCCGTCCCGTCGGTGGACGTGCGCGCCGCGTTGCACGTGTTGGGCGACCTCGGAGAGTGGTGGGGTGTCGAGGAACCGCTGGACCTGCACGGGATGGAGCTGGGCGAGACGATCCCCCTGCTGCTGAAAGCGCGCGCGCATCTCAACGGCGCGAACCTCTCCGGGGCGGGCCTGCGCGAGGTCGATCTCAAAGGAGAACAACTGGACAAGGCCGACCTCTCTGGTGCGGACCTCACGACGGCCCGGCTGGAGGGAGCCGACCTTCATGAGGCCGACCTGTCGGGGGCCGTCCTGAGCGCGGCCGTTCTCCGGAACGCCGACCTCCATGGATCCGACCTGCGCGGGGCGAACCTGAGCGCCCTCGTCCTTTGGAGGAGCAAGCACGGCTTCGCCTCGACTCTCACCGATCTCCAGGGAGCCGACCTGGCCAATGCCGACCTCCGGGGGGCCAAAGGGATGCCACCGGCGGATATCCGCCGCGCGGCCAAGACGGTGAGCGGCGCCAAGTTCGAATGA
- a CDS encoding phenylacetate--CoA ligase family protein, which yields MFDPKAEAMSVDERAALQRHRLWGLVDRLLAAGGVQGRRLKDAGVSGGSDVTLAGLGRLPFTTKQDLWDHYPFGMLAVPRDQVAAVHGSSGTRGRPTLVAYTRADLDLWAAMCARSLSCAGAGPGSIVHNAYGYGLFTGGIGVHQGAVALGATVVPMSGGMTDRQVRMLADLRPDILTCTPAYALRLGEAAAEAGVEPHALKAGLFGAEPWSEELRAAIERVLPIKAMDIYGLSEVIGPGVAAECLEQDGLHVNEDHFVVEVVDPSTGDPVEDGTPGELVFTTPTKQALPLLRYRTGDLASLDRRACACGRTLVRMSKIIGRADDMIVVRGVNVYPSEVERVLLGSGLVAPHYQLVVDRRSPAVRLLVACEALSGDPRDELVHTLHESLGLTAEVFTLPSGTVPRVETGKAVRVVTWEDGLPPLPGLG from the coding sequence ATGTTCGACCCCAAAGCCGAGGCGATGTCCGTCGACGAGCGGGCCGCGCTCCAGCGCCACAGGCTCTGGGGGCTGGTCGACCGGCTCCTCGCCGCGGGCGGCGTGCAGGGCAGGCGGCTCAAGGACGCGGGCGTCTCCGGCGGCTCCGACGTGACCCTCGCGGGACTCGGGCGGCTGCCCTTCACCACCAAGCAGGACCTCTGGGACCACTACCCCTTCGGGATGCTCGCCGTCCCCCGCGACCAGGTCGCCGCGGTGCACGGGTCCAGCGGGACGCGCGGGCGGCCCACGCTCGTCGCCTACACCAGGGCCGACCTCGACCTGTGGGCGGCGATGTGCGCGCGGTCACTGTCGTGCGCGGGCGCGGGGCCGGGGAGCATCGTCCACAACGCCTACGGCTACGGCCTGTTCACCGGCGGCATCGGCGTCCACCAGGGCGCGGTGGCGCTCGGCGCGACCGTCGTGCCGATGTCCGGCGGGATGACCGACCGGCAGGTCCGGATGCTCGCCGACCTGCGCCCCGACATCCTGACCTGCACGCCCGCGTACGCGCTGCGGCTCGGCGAGGCGGCCGCCGAGGCCGGGGTCGAGCCGCACGCGCTGAAGGCGGGCCTGTTCGGCGCCGAGCCCTGGTCGGAGGAGCTGCGCGCGGCGATCGAGCGCGTCCTGCCGATCAAGGCGATGGACATCTACGGCCTGTCGGAGGTCATCGGTCCCGGCGTCGCCGCCGAGTGCCTGGAACAGGACGGGCTGCACGTCAACGAGGACCACTTCGTCGTCGAGGTCGTGGACCCCTCCACCGGGGATCCCGTCGAGGACGGCACGCCCGGCGAGCTCGTCTTCACCACCCCGACCAAGCAGGCGCTGCCCCTGCTGCGGTACCGGACGGGCGACCTCGCGTCCCTCGACCGCCGCGCGTGCGCGTGCGGCAGGACCCTCGTCCGGATGAGCAAGATCATCGGACGGGCCGACGACATGATCGTCGTCCGGGGGGTGAACGTCTACCCGAGCGAGGTCGAGCGCGTCCTGCTCGGATCCGGGCTCGTCGCCCCCCACTACCAGCTCGTGGTGGACAGGCGCAGCCCCGCCGTCCGGCTCCTCGTCGCCTGCGAGGCGCTGTCCGGCGACCCCCGCGACGAGCTCGTCCACACGCTGCACGAGTCCCTGGGCCTCACCGCCGAGGTGTTCACACTGCCGTCCGGGACCGTGCCCCGCGTCGAGACCGGCAAGGCCGTCCGCGTCGTCACCTGGGAGGACGGTCTCCCGCCGCTGCCCGGCCTCGGCTGA
- a CDS encoding histidine phosphatase family protein, which translates to MSDARPAREPGRRTLVLWRHGQTAWNVERRFQGKTDIPLDETGVRQAERAAGLLAALQPTDLLASPLRRAADTARTLGALTGLPVRYDKDLIERDGGEWEGLTSREIRERYPAEHAAWQPPGGETSAQVAKRVGTALERAVDELPPTGRLVVASHGAALRLGMSHLLGLPEEVWERLGGLSNCCWSVLTEMRIGGWRLAEHNAGTLPEPVLGDDRTDNGA; encoded by the coding sequence GTGAGTGACGCCCGACCCGCCCGCGAGCCGGGACGGCGCACGCTCGTGCTCTGGCGGCACGGCCAGACCGCCTGGAACGTCGAACGCCGCTTCCAGGGCAAGACCGACATCCCCCTGGACGAGACCGGCGTCCGGCAGGCCGAGCGCGCCGCGGGGCTCCTCGCCGCGCTCCAGCCCACCGACCTGCTCGCCTCCCCGCTCCGCCGCGCCGCCGACACCGCCCGGACGCTCGGGGCCCTCACCGGCCTCCCCGTCCGCTACGACAAGGACCTGATCGAACGGGACGGCGGCGAGTGGGAGGGCCTCACCTCCCGCGAGATCCGCGAACGCTACCCCGCCGAGCACGCCGCCTGGCAGCCCCCCGGCGGGGAGACCAGCGCCCAGGTCGCCAAACGCGTCGGAACCGCACTCGAACGTGCCGTCGACGAGCTGCCCCCCACCGGGCGGCTCGTCGTCGCCTCCCACGGCGCCGCCCTCCGCCTCGGCATGTCCCACCTCCTCGGCCTCCCCGAAGAGGTCTGGGAACGCCTCGGCGGCCTCTCCAACTGCTGCTGGTCCGTCCTCACCGAAATGCGCATCGGCGGCTGGCGCCTCGCCGAGCACAACGCCGGCACCCTCCCCGAGCCCGTCCTCGGCGACGACCGCACCGACAACGGCGCCTGA
- the rsfS gene encoding ribosome silencing factor produces MTASDRAAQLVRIAAEAAGDKLADDILAYDVSEQLVITDAFVLCSAPNDRQVRAIVDEVEKRLREEAGAKPVRREGEREGRWVLLDYADIIVHIQHEEDRLFYALERLWKDCPLLDLPDSVTLHQAQRARAVGSASE; encoded by the coding sequence GTGACCGCATCGGACAGGGCAGCGCAGCTGGTCCGGATCGCCGCGGAGGCGGCGGGCGACAAGCTGGCCGACGACATTCTTGCCTACGACGTGAGCGAGCAGCTCGTCATCACCGACGCGTTCGTGCTCTGCTCCGCGCCCAACGACCGCCAGGTCCGCGCCATCGTGGACGAGGTCGAGAAGCGGCTGCGGGAGGAGGCGGGCGCCAAGCCCGTCCGCCGCGAGGGCGAACGCGAAGGCCGCTGGGTGCTGCTGGACTACGCGGACATCATCGTGCACATCCAGCACGAGGAGGACCGCCTCTTCTACGCCCTCGAACGGCTGTGGAAGGACTGCCCCCTCCTCGACCTGCCGGACAGCGTCACCCTCCACCAGGCGCAGCGCGCCCGGGCCGTCGGGAGCGCGAGTGAGTGA
- the nadD gene encoding nicotinate-nucleotide adenylyltransferase has protein sequence MTQKRRLGIMGGTFDPIHHGHLVAASEVAHFYSLDEVVFVPTGLSSHKEGRKVAAAEDRYLMAVIATASNPRFSVSRIDIDRPGPTYTVDTLRDMRELQGPGAELFFITGADALEKMLTWHDTDELFELAHFIGVTRPGHRLADPGLPNGRVSLMEVPALSISSTECRERVGSGEPIWYLVPDGIVQYINKRDLYRPHAA, from the coding sequence ATGACGCAAAAGCGGCGGCTGGGGATCATGGGCGGCACGTTCGACCCGATCCACCACGGGCACCTCGTCGCCGCCAGCGAGGTGGCCCACTTCTACTCCCTCGACGAGGTCGTCTTCGTCCCCACCGGCCTGTCCTCCCACAAGGAGGGCCGCAAGGTCGCCGCGGCCGAGGACCGCTACCTCATGGCCGTGATCGCCACCGCGTCCAACCCCCGCTTCTCGGTCAGCCGCATCGACATCGACCGGCCCGGCCCCACCTACACCGTCGACACCCTCCGTGACATGCGCGAACTCCAGGGACCCGGCGCCGAGCTGTTCTTCATCACCGGCGCCGACGCCCTGGAGAAGATGCTCACCTGGCACGACACCGACGAGCTGTTCGAGCTCGCCCACTTCATCGGCGTCACCCGCCCCGGCCACCGCCTCGCCGACCCCGGGCTGCCCAACGGGCGCGTCTCCCTCATGGAGGTCCCCGCCCTGTCGATCTCCTCCACCGAGTGCCGCGAGCGCGTCGGCTCCGGCGAGCCCATCTGGTACCTCGTTCCAGACGGGATCGTCCAGTACATCAACAAACGCGACCTCTACCGCCCCCACGCCGCCTGA